ACTTGATTAATCCTGCAAGGGAAATATTCACACATAATATTCAGCTGCTCtatacataatatacattttCTACAAGCTACAATAgggaaacaaataaatacaagtagCATTAAGAAGGAACTAAAAGGCCGGAAAATGTTACCCAAAAATAGACGGATAGACACTATCACAGAGGTGTTATGGTATTCTATTATAGTCACCATTTCTTTGGTAGATTATACACTGGGAGCAACTTTAAAGCGCAACCAAAGAAGCGATTTCCACCAAACTCAAAGGACGGTCAGTCGGGTTGGCTATATTTTAGATATCATCACAGTTGTCAAATCCGTATGTTTGAAACCGTGCCGGTGCTTAAATGGCGCCCAAAccagtacttaaaaaaaaaaaaagttttttttttattacaacaaggaactttctcAATGCTAACgttgagttattatgtcttattattgcctATCATGTCTACTATTGTAAGTAATACCAGTATAAAGGTGTAACATAGGGGTGTAACttaatgtctgcagggctctaataatgttaaaaaacatttttagaaggtaatgaataggttttctatgctctaactacgaaaatatggtatttattaatattgaatcctactttgcgaaaatggACCTATCAtggccaggtctggaaccaataaactgcGATAAACGCGGGAcgactgcatatactgtatattagtaataaaatcaccaatttgaaataaaatcctcaacaaattaTTTACAAATTGCATATTGttacagcaaaaccagcagcaacacaaggTACCTGATGTGCAAACATTTCACACAGTTTGAGGAGATATTGATCATTGCTACACAGCTGTGGCAAAGGTAGACCAGTGTTAATCGTACATGCAAGAGTCGGGTATTAATTGAGCATCCCTGGGGTAAGGCGCAAGCACAGATGCAACAACCATTTCATCGAGTTCTCTTCTGTTCTCATGCGCTGGAGTAGGACTTGGGTTTCATGCAAAGCCCAGCCAAATCACATGGTTCATGTGTGTGCTTTGTTCCAGCTCATCCATTCTATACTTCATTTGCTGTATGGAATGAAGTGGCCAGTGGCCGaatataaacatacagtaatatGACAGCTCATTTTggtgtttttggggttttttttgtctcccagtGATCAGTCCGGCCGCTGTTTCGGGCTCTTCCGCTCTCTCGAAGGCTTTAAGCGCCGGTTCGTCATTGGGCGGTCTTGAGGGTCTTGCAGGATCAGAGCCAATCACAGGTCAGCAACTTTGTGTTTGATCATTGTTCATTCTGTATACTCTTTGACGTGTCCACTTGTGTTCAGGAGAGAAGCGCAAACTCCCCGAGACGCTGACACTGGAGGATGCCAAACGCATCCGTGTGATGGGCGACATTCCCATGGAGCTGGTCAACGAGGTCATGATGACCATCACCGACCCGGCCGCCATGCTGGGTCCCGAGGTCAGTTAGTCAGTTAGCCAGTCAAATCAGGGCCATAATCGTGTAATTTTACACGCATTGATAACTTGATTTTTGTTCTTTGCAGACCAATCTATTGACGCCAAATGCCGCCCGCGACGAGACGGCACGTCTGGAGGAGCGGCGTGGCATCATCGAGTTCCACGTCATCGGGAACTCTCTCTCCCAAAAGTCCAACAAGAAGATCCTGATGTGGCTGGTGGGGCTGCAGAACGTCTTCTCGCATCAGTTACCTCGCATGCCCAAAGAGTACATCACGCGCCTCGTCTTTGACCCGTGAGTGGGACTGCCATCTCAGGCGCCGAAAGCTAAAACGTCACACCTGCTCGCCTtatcgacttttttttttatttttacccacCAACAGGAAGCACAAGACCTTAGCCCTCATCAAAGATGGCCGCGTCATAGGGGGCGTCTGTTTTAGGATGTTTCCCACTCAGGGCTTCACAGAGATTGTCTTCTGTGCGGTCACATCCAACGAGCAAGTCAAGGTACTCAACTAGCGCTTGAAAGCAGCTCTTTTGGCAACCACAAGGGGGCAGCATAGTTTGGAGTGTAAAGCTTCACTATTGGAATGCACCAGTGGAAtgcaagtgtattttttttcctttcagatTTTTCATAATAAAAGGTTTAAATTAGCAGTAATTCACTGTTAAGACAAGcacgtgattggcatatgccgataaatgcctttcaacgtcgatcacaaaagccgatcacctgtggctcgtactattgcagcatgcagcctgtggTGCAggctttccttcacactgcgcaggtatgccaaacccaaaacaatcatgtctgccgtgtgggacttacctgttATTTGTGTGAGTGGTATAAATATACCTCCCTGCAAAATATGCTACGAAAAATATCTCGTCGGGGTAGCACATGTAGCCAACGCTACATTAGCTGCCATGcatattttaacaataaaatacatttaaataattaacTATTACACaaaatttatttgttgttttttttgttgttgttgttgtttgggcTGCAAATATGGCACAAGGTGGACACCCTCACCTTACCAGTCCTACTGTACAGGGATTCTAATGCCACCTATGAGCCTAACCTGCATGCATTTGAGATGTTTTTGGTGACTGTTTCAAAAAtgcaagtgtatttttttctttcagattTTTCATAATGAATGGTTTAAATTAGCAGATAATTCATTGTTAATGTAGCGGTCAAtgtgatatttacatttattattccACTATTGGAATTGATGCATTACCACCAGCTCTGATTTTGGCCAATTTCATCCTTTCATAAGATGCTTGTGGTTCTATCAATCCTTAGAAATCCTTTCTTCCCTTGGTTTTCCATCAGGGCTACGGCACACACTTGATGAACCACCTGAAGGAGTACCACATCAAACACAACATTCTCTATTTCCTCACCTACGCCGACGAGTACGCCATCGGCTACTTCAAGAAGCAGGTGACCACCCTGTTCACTCTCCTGATCCCCTTTCCCACCTAAATGCacgttcctcctcctcttggcAGGGCTTCTCCAAAGACATCAAGGTGCCCAAGAGTCGCTACCTGGGCTACATTAAAGACTACGAGGGAGCCACGCTCATGGAGTGCGAGCTCAACCCTCGTATACCGTACACGGAGCTGTCTCACATCATCAAGAGGCAGAAAGAGGTGAGCCGTCTTCTTCACTTTACTCAACTTCTTTTATTATAATGTCATCATACTCCTTTCCAGATCATCAAGAAGCTGATTGAGAGGAAGCAGACACAGATCAGGAAGGTCTACCCTGGTCTGACTTGTTTCAAGGAGGGAGTGCGGCAGATTCCCGTGGAGAGCATCCCCGGCATACGTGAGTGTTGGCAGTGTATACTAATGAATAAGCAAAAAACAAGCACTGACCTTGTTGTCTTGCAGGAGAGACTGGATGGAAACCCAGCGCCAAGGAGAAAGTGTAAGTCATGCAAAATGCCATCACATTGGGTTATGTGTGGATGTATCGTTTACAACAATTGGAAGTGCTACAAAAGCTTGGAATCTGACCTAAGGTGTTTGAAAGAGGATtcatttagtagtagtagtagtagtagtagtactttattaatcccacagcagggaaattcacttgttacagcagcaagcaagatacacaagtaaagaatgcatagtgacatagtgaatacaaaatggttcaggtgttgtagagcctgatagcggtcggtatgaaggacctgcggaacccctccttcttacaccgtgggtgtaacagtctactgctgaaggagctgctaagggaacccacagtgtcatgtagcgggtgagaggtgttgtccatgatggatgtcagcttagccaacatccttctctcccccacttcctccacggagtccaaaggaccgtccaggacagagctcgctctcctgatcagtctatttatcctgcttctgtccctgtccgtgctgccccctctccagcagcccacagcatagaagatggctgaggccaccacagagtcatagaaggtccgtaagagagtcctgcacacaccaaaggacctcagtctcctcagcaggtggaggcgactctggcccttcctgtagagggcgtgggtgttgacggaccagtccagtttgttggtaaggtgaacacccaggaatttgtagctgtctaccaactctatgtctgctccctggatgttcaccggtgtgaagtgggatgttttcctctggaagttaatgatcatctcctttgtcttgctggtgttgagttgcagctggttaagctcactccagctgacaaagtccctgatgaccgccctgtattccagatcattcccctccgaaacacaaccaacaatggctgtgtcatcggagaacttctggatgtacATTTCATGATTTACattgtataatataatagtaaCAGGTGGTGGGCATCTAGTTCCATCCAtcgtctatgccgcttatcctcactagagtcgcgggtacgctggagcctttcccagctgacttcaggcgagaacccctggactggtcgccagccaattgcagggcacatacagtatagacaaacaaccattcactacggacaatttagaacaCAGCACTAATTAAAATGGCTGCCATGTATTTGGTTTTCTTGCTCATGTTTATGTGTTAATTCATGAATTATGTCTTCTAGGAAAGAGGTGAAGGACCCTGATGTGCTGTACAACATGCTGAAGAACCTCCTGGCCCAGATAAAGGTAAGCAAAcagatgttaaaaagtgtaggCCCTAGAATTGAACCTTGAGGTGCGCCACAGCCCATTTTGATAGCATTTATATCAAAGGaaacattttgtgtttgtgtgtgtgtgtgtgtgtgtgtgtgtgtgtgtctgtgtctgtgtctgtgtgtaacGTGATCTGTACTTGAACTTATCTCATTTTAACAGACTCACCCGGACGCTTGGCCTTTTATGGAGCCCGTGAAGAAATCCGATGCTCCGGATTATTACGAGATCATCCGCTTCCCCATCGGTCAGCCGCCGCTCGCTCGTACTCGTCGCCGTTGCGTTCATTTTTCAGTCTCTTCGGCAGAATGACCCACACAGGGAATGTGTTGCTCTCGCCCGCAGACCTGAAAACCATGACTGAGCGCCTGAAGAACCGATACTACGTGACCAAGAAGCTCTTCATCGCCGACCTGCAGCGAATCATTACTAATTGTCGCGAGTACAACCCCCCCGACAGCGAGTACTGCAAGTGTGCCAACACCCTGGAGAAGTTCTTCTACTTCAAGTTGAAAGACGGAGGCCTGATAGAGAAATGAGAACCCCAAGTTGTTCTTCTCAAGACGGCGGGTGAATAATCTGCGTACCAAAGTTcagacacattttatttataacatttaCGCCATTCCGCTCTGCGTCGCACTTCGGAACTCGGGGACTTCAAAGCCATGTTGCCTTCAGTTACCGACACACTTGAAGCGTAGTCTATTGAAGGAAAGGAGCACAACATTTAGGCTGTGCTTGGTGGGATCGTCAACAGCAATGAGTCTCGTCTGGGTGTTGAAATGTTACAATCGTGTATCACCGTCACAGATTCGAcaacaaaaatgattatttttaaaccttttgGTGTTTAGCTCCATTGTGATGAATATGCGGAAGAAAAGGGAATGCTGATGAAGATGTTGGTTACATTCTGCATTCAATATTCAGCCTAGGGAGAAATTGTGCCACTGGCTTCAAATATTTTGCCTGAACAGTGCTTTAACTATTTTTGGCACTTGGGTGCTACGTGAAAATATCCCCGATTTGCAGCCTTTAAATACCTGcataaaaatagtaaataatgGTTGTTTCTTCCATTTCAGAGAACTTCGTGGCTATTCCATTACTGCTTTTTAGATCTGgactgtgtgtgtacatgtgtagaTAGAAAAGACGCTTGTGtactattttttgttttctacTTGAAATCATGTTTGACTCACTTTATAAAGCGTCGTGTTTGTCCCACACTCGTTTCCATAGCGCCATGGTTCACACGCCAGTTACCGTACTGTCACTGTAGTGCTGTTAATGACAATAAAGGTtgtttaggttttttttgtcttttttggttCCGAAGTCGTCAGTGTGTAGTGCTAACGTCACAAGTAACCAAGGCATCATGGCCACCTTCTACATTGAGCTATATAATTTCATAATTTTGCATATAACTTCAATTGAAAGAAGTATTTACGCTTGTTACGATGTTAGGCAGCCATCTTGGAAGTTGTGTTCGCGTGCCCTCGGAAATTGAAGTGGCCGTGACGTTCACTGTCCCTCAGCAtcttggaaatgtaaaaaagactGCAAAACTTCAAATCTAAAGGGTGTCCCCAAAAGTGTATACACACTTTAGCTAAATGTAAACAAGTGTTTATTAGAATTCATTCAATTTTGAAAATGCAATagaatttacaaatatttttttgttttgtcatcgCCTTTTCTCCAGCTGTCATCCAGACACTGCTGTTTCAACTGCGTTTTCATACGGTAGCGTCAATATCATACGGTAGCATTTTAGAATTAATTTCCTTTCTTCCAAGTTTAGTCTGGCTACCTTCATTCATTACAATGGGTTTTTAATCtgcaaaggaaaaacaaacaattgagTTAGCAGCTGCTGAAAGGTGAACATAAACAAATTTTGGGACACCGTgtgtttacagtattttacaatTTCAGATCTTCGTATAGTTTTTACTTAAAACTGCTTTCCTCCTGGtagcacttttgtttttggtgCATTGTGTAACTTTGCGGAACTGAACATTCTTTTCAACGTCAGTGTGCACTAGAAGTTTCGCTTTCATTCTAGGAGGAGGAGCACAAGAAGCCAACCCCAGCTGAGTCTGTTGCAGCTTCTCACGTTTACTGCACTTGGAGGCCTCAGCAGGGTTAATTTAAAAGGGCTGCAAAGGGTGTCACTCACCTTGAAATGAGTTCAATGTGACTTTAGTCTCACTTTATTTTGTGTCTTGAACATTTCAGGTGTTGTAAAGTTTGTGGAAAGGCTCACAGTTTTTAGACATCCTTTATTTCTGTCTGGCATTTTTTCCAAGTGCATATGGACACTTGTGCACTCTAATACATTTGTTATTTAGTAGTTACAAGGGTGAAAGCCTGTCGCTGCTCAGTCATGCTGTTGTTGCTCCAGAGCCTCCCTCCCTGGGCCCTCTCATTGTGACTCAGCCAACAGGCGTTAAGTTTCGTTTTCCAGCTGACAGCTGTGCACAAAGGGACACGATTGATTCACATGCTCGCTTTGGTCTAGCTGGTAAGTCATCTTCACCATGACCACCCAGCTTTAACCTCTTCAGATCAGTGAACTTGATTGATTCTGTCCTCTCGGCAGTGTCCCATTGCAGGATGTCAGACTTTGGACTGTTTGAGTACCAGGAGGAGGTGGTCCAGAGAGCTCTGCGAGGAGAAAACATCATCATCTGGCTGCCCACGGGGAGCGGGAAGACGCGTGCCGCCGTCTACGTGGCCAAGAAGCACCTACAGAGGAGGCAGCAGGGCAAAGTGGTGGTCCTGGTAAACatggtaaagaaaaaaaaacactgaatgtTTAAAAAGGTGATATCTGCTGACCTTTGGCAACCATGAAGTTCATCTGTCAATCATTTGGTGGTAGACATTCTATACAGGTGTTCATCGTGACCTTTGACCttatacatttataataatcCATATAACTAAATAATCCATAACACGGCTTTTCAACTCAGTTGTCAAAGCTCATCAATGTGGCAGGAGGACTTTCTGCAAAcctgcaaaaacgctagccaaagatcctctatataatgaggagcactctgctgctgctaagtcaaaggtcctctatgtgacaggagtgcagtgctgtttttaaattccTACTGCAGCaatgcgagtcaaagatcctctatagacaggagcactctgttgtttttaaagactgcaaaaacactagtcaaagatcctctaaatgacaggagcgctttgctgtttttaaggagctattgctaaaatgttagtcaaagatcctttatgtaGCAGGAGTGCCGAAGGACgagctgcaaaaacactagtcaaagattttcTATAAGACGGAGCACGCTGATTTTCCATAGCAACTGCAAAAATCgcgagtcaaagattctctatacaACAGGAGTGTTTTGCTGGTTTTTAAGagctgtgataaaaaaaaaatgctagtcaaagatcctctatatgacgggagtactttgctgtttttaaggagatATTCTTAAAATGGGAGTCAAAAGATTTTCAATGTGACAGGAGCGTTTTTAAGACATTCtataaaaatgctagtcaaagattgtctatatgACATCAGTGTTTTGGTGTTTTTAGGACCTACTAGAAAAATgctattcaaagatcctctatatgacaggagtactGTGCTGGTTTTTAGGATCTACTGTAAGaaagcaagtcaaagatcctctccatatgacaggagcagtctggtgtttttaaagacctactgcaaaaacacgcgTCAAAGATTATCTGGAGGGTTGTGCTGTTTTTGGGGACCTGTACTGTAGCTAAAATcagctaatcaaagatcctttatcTGACAGgagtgttgtgctgtttttcaggaTCAACttcaaaaacaccagtcaaagatgtTGTATATGGCAGGAGTACTTTGCTGAGACCCTCAGTAGGACAGAAGTGCTGTGCATCTTGACAGTTACTTCCAGTCATCAGGGTTGTTGGTGTGAAGTAGTGTTTTGTATTTGGATGACAGTAGGCTGTAGTGCGGTTTGTACAAATGAATGGTGTCGTGGTGCAGCTTCACCTGGTGGACCAACACTTCAGCACAGAGTTTGTTCCCGGCCTGGCGCCGCCCTACAAGGTGGTGGCGGTGAGCGGTTACAGTGACGAGAAGGACTTCTTCGGCAAGCTGCTGCGAGACTCTGACGTGGTGATCTGCACAGCGCAGATCTTTCACAACGCTCTGGTCAGCACGGAGGAGGCCAAGCACGTGGAGCTCTCAGGTGGGTCAGAACACCTCCGTGTGACCTCCGTGTGGCCCCAGTGACTCATCCTCAGGCCGCTCTGCAGAGATCTCCCTGCTCGTTGTGGACGAGTGtcaccacacacacaagaacatgGTCTACAACAAGATCATGAGAGAATACCTGCACCAGAAGATGCTCAATGGAGCAACACTGCCTCAGATTCTTGGACTCACGGCGTCCCCGGGCACGGGCAGAGCTAAGTGTCTGGACAGAGCTGTGCTGCATGTTCTCCAGGTCACTAGATACTCAAATAGCTACTTGTCAGTTTTTCATAAACAGTATTATTACTTCCATATTGCATTTATTACGTCAGATGATCAAAAAACGAGTACTAAATCAAATCTAAAGCACATCTTGAAAAAAGTACAATAATTACAGTAATGATACAATTACAATGCCATAGTATTAttataaaaagtaaaagaatattttatttaaagtaaaagtcaaagataaaacaaaaaaagtttgtttttcccTGCCAGCTGTGCGCCAGCTTGGATTCTGTCATCGTTACAACCAACAAGTCCACTCAGGAACTCAACATGAGAGTACCGCGACCCGTCAAGATCTTTGACATAGTGGAAAGAAGACCCCAGGTAATATTATATTTGTCAGAAACATATGATGTCTGCGCGGTACGTGAGGGTGCCATCTATGTACCGCGTGTCTATCCTGCGACGTAGGATCCCTTTGGAGATCAGCTGAAGTGCATCATGCAGCAGATCCATGACTTCATGAAACCCCCAGAGGACTTCACGCTGAGGGAATGCGGCACGCAAGAGTACGAAGCGGACATGGTCACACTGGAGAAGAGAGGTTGGTTGGTGGCTTTCTTTCAGGGTTTTAGCAATCAGCACAACTTCCTCTTCCAAAGATgtcctccattttttttctcctgataATTGATAGTAGGTAATTATCATGCACACATTCCCTGCTTATATTTGATCACTATTAGTCACTGATAATAGTGGAACACTAATGACTTATTTGTctctttacattattttcttagaTTCATATGTTCATTTTGCTATTTCAGTTTATATTTTTAGAtcatttttatattgttatttttatattattatttatgctttatttgcatttttaaatgtatttatttatacttgtatttcttagttttaatattttaaataagcCACATGTAGAGCTTTTCATTTGGGATTCAGGAAAGCTGTAATGTCAAACCAAACTGAATCCAGATTTGATCCAGATTGCACACAAAGCAAAGAAAATCAAATTGAGCAGACAAGATAGAATTTTGCATGTCAAAAGTCCCCCAAAACTCAAATTTAACTTGTTGTGTTTTGCCTACTTTTCCCACTTTAACGTACTGAATTTGGATTCTGAATTCCGCTTGAGTGAGCATTCACACTCAAGATATGTGTGTcacaaaatgtcactttttatgtttgtttaacataaattttagtatatttttttaacttttatctttttggaatgtgtgttttgtttgtttttttttaatgttatggaCACTGCAATATCAAACCAAATTGAATCCAGATTTGGTCCAAATTGTACACAAAGCAGACAATAAAATTGAGCtcacaaaatgtaatttcacaTGTCAAAAGTCCCCCAAAACTCACATTTaacttgttgtgtttttcatacTTTTCCCACTTTAACAGACTGAATTTGGATTTTGATTCAGTTTGAGTgcgcattcacactcacaatgtcataaaaagtcatttttttattatcatcattgttttaaaactcttatcttattggattttttttttttttttacaggtttAAGGAAGCTCTAATGTCAAACCAAATTAAATCCAGATTTGAACCAGATGGCACACCAAGTAGAAAATCAAATGCAGCAcgcaaaatcaaataaaaaaatcaaaataccccaaaacaaattaaatctgttgtgtttttaccattttaaaaattgaaatGGGATTCTGATTCAGTTTGAGTGAGCGTTCACACTCACGATGTGataaaatatcacatttctTTTTTCCCACGCaagttttattattgttttgaagCTGTTATCTTAGTGGAttcattctttattttttttattttgagcatATTAATGAAAGTTGTCAGCCCATGTTGAATCCAGATTTGATCCAGATTGCGCACAAAGCaccaaatcaaattaaacacaGAAAATCTCatataaaaaaacacccaaataatcacaataacaaCTGAAATGTTATGTCAGGTTGCAAAGTGTTGAtgatttgattacattttgtaTGGAAAAAGTGGATCTGGATGACCACTGACGTCGTAGATGTCCTTCGTGGAGGTCTCCACTACATGCTGCTTTCATAGAATTGCTGTATTCTGTGTTGTAGGAGTGCAGGAGTACAACCGCGTGCTGCAACAGTGCGCCATCCACTTGCGTAAATACAACGACGCCCTGCTCATCAACGACACGCTGCGCATGAAGGACGCCCTCAGGTTCTTGAAGGACTTCTACAAACTCAGGATGACCACCCTCATCGACTCCACCGACCTCTTCCTGGTACAACTCTTCCAAGGTGGGCTGCTCTTGtcgttgctgttgctgtttattGTCCTCACCCGTCCATGTGGTACGCACCGCAGAGAACCGACAGCAGCTGAAGACGCTGGCGAGGGACCCGCGCTACGAAAACCCCAAGATGGCCCAGCTGGAGGCCACCCTGCTGAGGATTCTCCGTCCAAGTGTGGAGTCCAGGGGGATCCTCTTCAGCAAGACGCGTAGAAGCACCAGCTGCTTGATGGACTGGGTGCTCAGGAATGCCAGCCTGCAGGAAGCGGGCATCAAGCCCGCCATCTTGATTGGCACCACCTCCATGACGCAGGTGGGCGACGCATTTTATGAAGTGTTGTGGAAGATAATCTTGAAGCTAccgtacgttttttttttttttgtaaagccaTAATTTTCTTATGCAGCACGAGCAGAGGAGCACCATCCAGAAGTTCCGCCAGGGCGCCGTCAACCTCCTTATCGCCACCAGCGTGGCCGAGGAGGGTCTGGACATCCCGGAATGCAACCTGGTGGTGCGCTACGGTCTGCTAACCAATGAGATTGCGCAGCAGCAGGCTAGCGGGCGCGCTCGAGCCAAAGACAGCCAGTACTCCCTCGTGGCCCAGCGAGGAGGGCGGGAAGAACGCCGGGAGCACGTCAACATGTACCTGCAGGAGCTGACCGCCAAGGCCGTCGCTGCGGTCCACCAGATGACCCCCAGCCAGTTTAGTGAAAAGGTGGGACCAACTCCTCTCCTTCTCCCCCACCTGACCTCCTCAGCCGTCCATCATCCTCATTCTTCTTTTGCCTCCAGATAGCCGAGCTTCAGAGGGAGGCGGTTTGCCAGGGCCGTAATGCAGAAagcgagaagaagaagaagaatggtcGCTACTCTGCCTCCAGCGTGCAGCTCCTGTGTCAGCactgtttgacacctgtggcaCGTGGCAGCGACTTTCAGCTTGTGGAGAACATGCATTACGTCAACGTCAACCCCGACTTTAAGTGAGTTAGCGCTCAAGGAAGGATTCAAACTGTTCACAGCCACTTGGTACCATATTTGGGTGTCATCCCTCTTTTATCACAATTACTGGGTTCCAGAGCGGGAGTCCTTTTGTATATATGGGATATTTCTGtagtaaacctgtttacaaccttctaaatactgtttttaagattattagagccctctagatatgaaataacacccctattgtcacttttacacttgtattacccaatataatagagaCAATACGacatagaagacataataataacatacacTCCTTTTTAACTTCCGGGTTCtgtacagcacttcctgtggtggctctTGTCTCGTTagtgtagcattactgacatctagtgaccagtgtagaacactgcaTATCATTACAACATCTTGAGAATGCGttctctgaatgccttatacactgtatttgtatttgacttcatttagccattttcatgcttgacaatgcttaatttcggcTAAAAATGCGTGCaatttggttaaatatgcatatttttggccttattcccattattatatatttcctAAACCGTGATATCGAGTGAAATTTGACTcctgaagtggcgagggattaccatACAGTCCTCGGTTCATTTCTTCGACACTGATGTGCACTTCGTCATTCATCAAAGTGGTGACTTTTAACGttcaaatgcaatttttgtgtgaatttccATGATTTTGTCTCAAATAGCCACACTTGTCTCTTGATggattcaaaatacaaaaatgatttttaacgGAGAAAAACATAGCACCTACTCTGCGTCTTAAGGTGTCATGCCAGTACTTCCCAGAGCCACTAGGGGGCGTATGTGCATTACATTATGGTCCTTTAAACAGTGGCGAGTCTCTGAATGGGTtgcagtttttgttttctttcttgttaaTGTCAGGCTCTGGTCTCAGGGAGAAGTACAACATCGGCGCACAGGTGCAGCTAGAGAGGACCTTCGCCGACTGGGAGCCCGGCTGCGTGATCATGTGCAACAATGGCAGCTGCAGCAAGGAGTGGGGGTGCGAGATAAAGTACAGGAAGGTGGCCCTGCTGCCCAACGTGGCCGTCGAAAACTTCGCCCTGGAGACGCCCGGCGGCAGGACGATGGTGAAGAGGTG
This genomic interval from Dunckerocampus dactyliophorus isolate RoL2022-P2 chromosome 18, RoL_Ddac_1.1, whole genome shotgun sequence contains the following:
- the dhx58 gene encoding probable ATP-dependent RNA helicase DHX58 isoform X2 encodes the protein MSDFGLFEYQEEVVQRALRGENIIIWLPTGSGKTRAAVYVAKKHLQRRQQGKVVVLVNMLHLVDQHFSTEFVPGLAPPYKVVAVSGYSDEKDFFGKLLRDSDVVICTAQIFHNALVSTEEAKHVELSEISLLVVDECHHTHKNMVYNKIMREYLHQKMLNGATLPQILGLTASPGTGRAKCLDRAVLHVLQLCASLDSVIVTTNKSTQELNMRVPRPVKIFDIVERRPQDPFGDQLKCIMQQIHDFMKPPEDFTLRECGTQEYEADMVTLEKRGVQEYNRVLQQCAIHLRKYNDALLINDTLRMKDALRFLKDFYKLRMTTLIDSTDLFLVQLFQENRQQLKTLARDPRYENPKMAQLEATLLRILRPSVESRGILFSKTRRSTSCLMDWVLRNASLQEAGIKPAILIGTTSMTQHEQRSTIQKFRQGAVNLLIATSVAEEGLDIPECNLVVRYGLLTNEIAQQQASGRARAKDSQYSLVAQRGGREERREHVNMYLQELTAKAVAAVHQMTPSQFSEKIAELQREAVCQGRNAESEKKKKNGRYSASSVQLLCQHCLTPVARGSDFQLVENMHYVNVNPDFKLWSQGEVQHRRTGAAREDLRRLGARLRDHVQQWQLQQGVGVRDKVQEGGPAAQRGRRKLRPGDARRQDDGEEVEGRSFHRGGVQLH
- the dhx58 gene encoding probable ATP-dependent RNA helicase DHX58 isoform X1, producing MSDFGLFEYQEEVVQRALRGENIIIWLPTGSGKTRAAVYVAKKHLQRRQQGKVVVLVNMLHLVDQHFSTEFVPGLAPPYKVVAVSGYSDEKDFFGKLLRDSDVVICTAQIFHNALVSTEEAKHVELSEISLLVVDECHHTHKNMVYNKIMREYLHQKMLNGATLPQILGLTASPGTGRAKCLDRAVLHVLQLCASLDSVIVTTNKSTQELNMRVPRPVKIFDIVERRPQDPFGDQLKCIMQQIHDFMKPPEDFTLRECGTQEYEADMVTLEKRGVQEYNRVLQQCAIHLRKYNDALLINDTLRMKDALRFLKDFYKLRMTTLIDSTDLFLVQLFQENRQQLKTLARDPRYENPKMAQLEATLLRILRPSVESRGILFSKTRRSTSCLMDWVLRNASLQEAGIKPAILIGTTSMTQHEQRSTIQKFRQGAVNLLIATSVAEEGLDIPECNLVVRYGLLTNEIAQQQASGRARAKDSQYSLVAQRGGREERREHVNMYLQELTAKAVAAVHQMTPSQFSEKIAELQREAVCQGRNAESEKKKKNGRYSASSVQLLCQHCLTPVARGSDFQLVENMHYVNVNPDFKEKYNIGAQVQLERTFADWEPGCVIMCNNGSCSKEWGCEIKYRKVALLPNVAVENFALETPGGRTMVKRWKDVPFTVEEFSFTDYCQDHFLCN